In uncultured Propionivibrio sp., the sequence CCTCGGCCTGCGGCAGCCTGGGTTATGCACTCGTCGATGCGCAGCATGCGCACAAGGTCGTCGCCGTCACCGACAATCTGGTGCCGTTCCCGGCCGTGCCGGTCAGCATCCCGCAGTCGGTTGTCGACTTCGTCGCGACGATGCCGAGCCTCGGCGATCCGAAAAAGATCGTTTCCTCGACGACGCGCATCACCACCGACCCGATCGGCCTGCAGATCGCCAAGCACGCGGCGACCGTGATCGAGGCCTCCGGCTACGTCAAGGACGGCTTCTCGTTCCAGACCGGTACCGGCGGCATCTCGCTGGCCGTCGCCGAGCACGTGCGCAACATGATGCGGCGCGACAAGGTCAAGGGCAGCTTCGGCTGCGGCGGTATCACCGGTTACTTCGTCGATATGCTCGAAGAGGGCCTGTTCGAGGCGCTCTTCGACGTGCAATGTTTCGACCTCAAGGCGGTGCAGTCGATCGGGCGCAACCAGCGGCACATGGAAATGACGGCCGGGACGTATGCCAATCCGTTTAACTGCGGTGCCGTCGTCAATCGTCTCGACTGCGCGATTCTGAGCGCGACCGAAATCGACGTTAACTTCAACGTGAACGTCAATACCGAGTCGATGGGCTATCTCCTGCACAACACCGGCGGTCACTGCGACGTCGCGGCGGGGGCGAAGGTCTCGATCGTCGTCTGTCCGTCGATCCGCGGTCGTCTGCCGATGATCCGCGACGAGGTGACGACGATCACGACGCCGGGCGAAACGGTCGGGGTCATCGTTACCGAGCGTGGTATCGCGGTCAATGACAACCTGCCGGAACTGAAGGAAGAACTGATCCGTCGCAAGGCGCCGGTCAAGGACATCCGCCAGTTGCGCGACGAGATCCAGGCAGTGACCGGCGTGCCGCGTCCTGTCGAGTTCGAGGACAGGGTGGTCGGCCTGATCGAATACCGTGACGGTTCGATCATCGACGTCGTGCGCAAGGTCCGTGAATAGTCTCCTTGACGCCCGCGAGCAGCGCCAGGCGGCGCTACTCGATGTCCTGCGCGACGGCCCGGAGGCACTGGTCTTCGTTTCGCTGAACATCGCCGGACGAGACAAATGGCCGGACGGCGCCGAGGTGCTGTTTGCCTGGGCGCTAAGCCAGACGCTGGCGGCCTGCGCGCAGTCGTCGCCGGCAGTTCTTGCGCACGACGCGCTTGGCAGCTATGCCATTGTTGTTGGTACGGCGGCGCTTGAACTCAAGCGTCGCATGGTGTCGATCGAGTCGGCGGATGCAGCTGCGCGACTGGTCGACCTCGATGTCTATGATGCTTCCGGCATGCAAATCGGACGACAGGAACTCGGTCTGGCACCGCGAACCTGCCTCCTCTGTGCCGACCCCGCGGTCGATTGCATGCGGGCCAAACGGCATCCTGTGGAAGAAGTGATTGCAAGAACCCATGAACTCCTCTCGAATTTCCGCGCTTGAACGTCTGGCGGCCGGCCTCGTCGAAGGCGCGCGTCGCGAACTCATGCTGACGCCGAAGCCCGGTCTCGTCGATTGTCGCAACACCGGGTCGCATCCCGATCTGTCGCTGACGCTGATGGAAGCGTCGATCGACATCGTCGCCGATTTCGTCTCGGCGACGGTCGCCTCGCTGATCCGCGGCGAACCGTTCGAATGCCAGAAGAATCTCGGCATCGCGGCCGAGCAACGGCTCTACGCGGAACTCGGCACCAATACGCACAAGGGCTTCATTTTTCTCGCCGGCATGCTGCTGATCGCGCGCTGGCACACCGATGGCGACGACGAAACGCGGCTGCGCGAGACGCTGTCGCAACTGTCGATCCGCTTTTTCCGGACGGCGCCGGTCGTCGCCAGCAACGGCCAGCGTGTGCGCGAGGCGTATCAGGCGCAAGGCATCGTCGGCGAAACCGCGGCCGGCATGCCGGCCTTGTTCGACGTGGCCATGCCGGCGTTCCGGGCAGCGATGCGGCGGCACGGCGATGTCGAGCGGGCGAGTTTCGCGATGATGGCGCGGCTGATGCAATGCGTCGAGGATACGACGACGCTCCATCGCGTCGGTCCGCTCGGATTGCACCGGCTCAAGAAAGACGGTCAGCGGCTCGAACGACTGATTGCCGATGGCGGCGATTACCTGTCCTGCCTCGAGGCGCTCGACCACGATTACATCCGCATGAACATGACGATGGGTGGCGTTGCCGACATGATCGGCATGAGCTTCGGCGTTCTGCTGGCATGCGGAGAGCTCGATCGCTCCAATGCCGCTGAGACAAGCGTTCAGCGGGTCGCCATGGTCGGCTGAGACCGACTGTCCGCGACCGACCGGGGCGGTCGGTTTCGTATGACATTGCACCACTGCGGCGCACGGTTTGCCGAATGGCTGCGTCGCCCGTTATAGTGCCGTCCCATGGATCTGCTCAAATTCATCGAGATTATCGGCGTCTTCGCCTCGGCGCTGGCGGGACTGTTCGAGGCGCGGCGACGCGACATGGATCTGGTCGGTCTGTTCGTCGTCGCGTTGGTGGCGGCCTTCGGCGGCGGGACGCTGCGTGATCTGCTGCTGAACCGCACGCCGCTGTTCTGGATCGAGCACGACGGCTATGCCATGGCGATTCTTGGCCTGTCGCTGATCTTTGCGCTATTTCCCGTAACCCGGCGTTTTCCGCCAAGTGCGCTGCTGATCGCCGATGCGCTCGGACTCGGCTTTTTCAGCGTGGCGGGGGCCGGTTATGCGCTGGAACTGGGTTCTTCGCTCTTCATTGCCGCTTTCATGGGGACGATTACCGGCACCTTCGGTGGCGTCCTGCGCGACATCCTGTGCAACGAGTTGCCGTCCCTGTTCCAGCGTTCACACCTGTACGCGACCTGTGCCTTCATTGGGTGCTACGTCTATTTCGCGCTTCTCTATCTGGCGGTGCCGGGTGATATGGCGGTCTGGCTGACGATTGTTGGCATCACCGCGTTTCGTCTGGCGGCCGTCCGCTGGAATTGGGTGCTGCCCGTGTCACGGTAGCCGGTCGGCGCAAAAAAATAGCCCGGGACGGACCCGGGCTTGAGAGGGGATGCTGCGGAGGATTATTGGGGCGCGGCTACTTTTTGGCCTTCTGGCCGGCTTCGGCGACGGCAGCGGGTTCGAGTCCCTGTTTTTCGATGATCGGATACGCATCTTTTGAGGTGAGGAACTTGACGAGCGCCTGGGCGGCTTCAGGTTCCTTCGATCCCTTGGCGACACCGGCCGAGAAGATCGTGACTTTCTGATACGGCGCCGGGATCGGGCCGACGAAATCGACGCCGGGAATCGGCAGCAACTCGCTGACCTGCTGGAAGCCGATTTCAAGGTCGCCGCGGGCGACCCAAGTGGCGACGCGGTCCTTCACCACTTCCTTGGACTTGCCCATGACAGCGTGGTATTCGGCGATGCCGAGGCGAGGGAAGACTTCCTTGACGAGATGCACGCCGCTGGCGCTCGCCGAGTAGCCGATCGACTTGGCGTCGAGCAGGACTTTCTCGAAGGCCGCTTTGGTGCTGATGTCCGGTTTCGGCGCGCCGGCGCGGACGACCATGCCGATCTTCGAATGCACGAGGTCGACGCGGCTACTTTTGACCGCCAGTCCCTGGCCGATCAGCTTGTCGAGCTCGGTGCTCGCCAGCATGATCAGGTCGGCCGGTTCGCCCCGCTGCATGCGCGCTGGAATCGCGGTCGGCGAGGAGCCCATCGACGATCCGGAGACGAGGATGACCTTGTGGCCGCTCGCCTTTTCGAAGACCGGCGCGAGTTCCTCCATCGCCGAGTAGAAACCGCCCGAGCTCATGACGGTGATATTGGCCGCCAGCGCGCTCGCGGCGAGCAATCCGGAGGCGAGTGCCAGCGCCAGTCTGGAAAACAGTTTGTTCATTGTATCTCCCTGATCAGGCCTTGAATTCGGCCATTTGGTGGAAATTCATGTAGCGGTAGATGTCCGCCGCTTTCTGCTGGACGACCTTCATATGCTCAAGGTATTCGGCCTTGGTCGGGATTTTGCCGAGCAGCGAGGCGACCGCGGTGACTTCGGCCGACGCCAGGTACACATTGGTGCCGGTACCCATGCGGTTGGGGAAGTTGCGCGTCGATGTCGAGACGACGGTCGCGCCCTTGCGCGCCCGCGCCTGGTTGCCGAAGCAGAGCGAGCAGCCGGGGACTTCCATGCGCGCGCCGGCTTCGCCGAGCGTCGCGTAGTAGCCTTCGCGGTTGAGCGTGTCGGCATCCATCTTCGTCGGCGGCACCACCCACAGGCGCGTCGGCAGTTCCTTGCCCTTGAGGATGTGCGCGGCGGCGCGGAAGTGGCCGATATTGGTCTGGCAGGAGCCGATGAAGCCTTCGTCGACCTTGGCGCCTGCGACTGCCGACAGGGGCTTGATGTCGTCCGGGTCGTTCGGGCAGGCAAGCAGCGGCTCGGTGATTTCGGCCAGGTTGATCTCGATGACGGCGGCGTATTCAGCGTTGGCGTCGGGCTCCTGCACTTGCGGATTTTTGAGCCAGGCCTCCATCTTGCGGATGCGGCGGAGCAGGGCGTCGCGATCCTGATAGCCGTTGGCGACCATCCACTTGAGCAGCGCGACGTTCGACTGCATGTACTCGACGATCGGTTCCTTGCCGAGTCGCACGGTGCAGGCTTCGGCGGAGCGCTCGGCCGAGGCGTCGGAAATCTCGAAGGCCTGTTCGACGGTCAGGTTCGGCAGGCCCTCGATTTCGAGGATGCGGCCCGAGAAGATGTTCTTCTTGCCTTTCTTGTCGACAGTCAGTAGTCCCTGGCGGAACGCGTAGTACGGAATGGCATTGACGAGGTCGCGCAGCGTGACGCCTGCCTGCATCTCGCCTTTGAAGCGGACGAGCACCGATTCGGGCATGTCGAGCGGCATGACGCCGGTCGCCGAGGCGAGGGCGCAGAGACCCGAACCGGCCGGGAAGTAGACGCCGATCGGGAAACGCGTGTGCGAGTCACCGCCGGTGCCGACCGAGTCAGGCATGGCCATGCGGTTGAGCCAGGAGTGCAACACGCCGTCGCCCGGGCGGACGGCGACGCCGCCGCGCGAGTAGATGTACTGCGGCAGTTCGGCGTACATCTTGACGTCTTCGG encodes:
- the citF gene encoding citrate lyase subunit alpha; translated protein: MARNSLGREIPETFAGKKLVPYSDPWSLQPHAERSTRQIRRIAHNGSKLVGGLREAIIASGLKSGMTISTHHSLRNGDRLLNELVREIDALGIRDIKIASSSVHVVHSELVPYIRKGVITGLECGVNGLIGELISKGELDCPIIVRSHGGRARSLITGEVPVDVAFLAAPCCDEYGNFNGFFGPSACGSLGYALVDAQHAHKVVAVTDNLVPFPAVPVSIPQSVVDFVATMPSLGDPKKIVSSTTRITTDPIGLQIAKHAATVIEASGYVKDGFSFQTGTGGISLAVAEHVRNMMRRDKVKGSFGCGGITGYFVDMLEEGLFEALFDVQCFDLKAVQSIGRNQRHMEMTAGTYANPFNCGAVVNRLDCAILSATEIDVNFNVNVNTESMGYLLHNTGGHCDVAAGAKVSIVVCPSIRGRLPMIRDEVTTITTPGETVGVIVTERGIAVNDNLPELKEELIRRKAPVKDIRQLRDEIQAVTGVPRPVEFEDRVVGLIEYRDGSIIDVVRKVRE
- the citX gene encoding citrate lyase holo-[acyl-carrier protein] synthase, with protein sequence MNSLLDAREQRQAALLDVLRDGPEALVFVSLNIAGRDKWPDGAEVLFAWALSQTLAACAQSSPAVLAHDALGSYAIVVGTAALELKRRMVSIESADAAARLVDLDVYDASGMQIGRQELGLAPRTCLLCADPAVDCMRAKRHPVEEVIARTHELLSNFRA
- a CDS encoding triphosphoribosyl-dephospho-CoA synthase, which encodes MNSSRISALERLAAGLVEGARRELMLTPKPGLVDCRNTGSHPDLSLTLMEASIDIVADFVSATVASLIRGEPFECQKNLGIAAEQRLYAELGTNTHKGFIFLAGMLLIARWHTDGDDETRLRETLSQLSIRFFRTAPVVASNGQRVREAYQAQGIVGETAAGMPALFDVAMPAFRAAMRRHGDVERASFAMMARLMQCVEDTTTLHRVGPLGLHRLKKDGQRLERLIADGGDYLSCLEALDHDYIRMNMTMGGVADMIGMSFGVLLACGELDRSNAAETSVQRVAMVG
- a CDS encoding trimeric intracellular cation channel family protein; translated protein: MDLLKFIEIIGVFASALAGLFEARRRDMDLVGLFVVALVAAFGGGTLRDLLLNRTPLFWIEHDGYAMAILGLSLIFALFPVTRRFPPSALLIADALGLGFFSVAGAGYALELGSSLFIAAFMGTITGTFGGVLRDILCNELPSLFQRSHLYATCAFIGCYVYFALLYLAVPGDMAVWLTIVGITAFRLAAVRWNWVLPVSR
- a CDS encoding substrate-binding domain-containing protein, producing the protein MNKLFSRLALALASGLLAASALAANITVMSSGGFYSAMEELAPVFEKASGHKVILVSGSSMGSSPTAIPARMQRGEPADLIMLASTELDKLIGQGLAVKSSRVDLVHSKIGMVVRAGAPKPDISTKAAFEKVLLDAKSIGYSASASGVHLVKEVFPRLGIAEYHAVMGKSKEVVKDRVATWVARGDLEIGFQQVSELLPIPGVDFVGPIPAPYQKVTIFSAGVAKGSKEPEAAQALVKFLTSKDAYPIIEKQGLEPAAVAEAGQKAKK